A stretch of the Ptychodera flava strain L36383 chromosome 18, AS_Pfla_20210202, whole genome shotgun sequence genome encodes the following:
- the LOC139117884 gene encoding uncharacterized protein, translating into MLSMSCVDINLKGRLDGIETTALETASVNNDFYMVKLLLDHGAEALEDKPPKDNEERTKIQHYSALSSPAYISLSYLRDKRNAENKKNCLEVAFELEHKLSIIVNEEASQTLKVLYIIFIKFNA; encoded by the exons ATGCTGTCCATGTCATGC GTAGACATTAATTTAAAAGGCAGACTTGATGGAATTGAAACCACAGCTCTAGAGACTGCCAGTGtaaataatgacttttacatggTGAAATTGCTTCTGGATCATGGTGCGGAGGCATTGGAAGATAAACCACCAAAAG ATAATGAAGAGAGAACGAAGATCCAGCATTACTCTGCCTTGTCCAGTCCAGCATACATATCTTTGTCCTATTTAAGAGATAAGCGCAATGCGGAAAACAAGAAGAATTGTTTGGAAGTGGCATTTGAATTGGAACATAAATTGTCTATCATTGTCAATGAAGAAGCTTCACAAACATTGAAGGTGCTGTACATAatcttcatcaaatttaatgcatgA
- the LOC139116675 gene encoding short transient receptor potential channel 5-like, whose translation MFIYEVEVDVTVEGSAVTLISDDNYLPILCLSIIFFATLSMIELSQLLSQGYTRYLQNHWNKLDLYILLSFFLSTIFVNPLIIGQLYGSPHIYVLCSKLTTITFVCAILRFAEPIYLTRYLGPMLIVVTKVVNSVIRFLLIFWLVVVAYALALYHLYADVGTSHEGLSELLTSIWVLLITIFGGDGSELLYTDDWMSMNVTGIQSSYTSFTSPYYSFVAYTLYSLFGILVLIILLNLCIAMMSYDYEKVRDKMELEWKFNRSGVWIEYINAKPVNVNLLSLVIDIVISTTIRLAGVKNGNSKGTQTTNKFELEVQNGKSIQEEKPSDSGQIGVNIFEGGNYDSRTHIAQNEDAQGNGDRKDILNTVKTEDLSFHELLEVLLKRYTDKHAKRLTAENTGK comes from the exons ATGTTCATCTATGAGGTGGAGGTGGATGTGACTGTGGAGGGTTCTGCTGTTACTCTGATTTCAGATGACAATTACTTGCCAATACTTTGCCTGTCGATAATCTTCTTTgctactctgtctatgataGAATTGAGTCAGCTGCTATCTCAAGGCTATACTCGTTATTTACAGAATCACTGGAATAAATTGGATCTGTATATTCTTCTGTCATTTTTCCTAAGTACAATTTTCGTAAACCCTTTGATAATAGGACAGCTATACGGTTCTCCGCACATATATGTTTTGTGTAGTAAACTCACAACCATCACTTTCGTATGTGCGATACTACGTTTTGCTGAGCCGATTTACCTTACCCGCTATTTAGGCCCTATGTTGATTGTGGTTACGAAAGTGGTAAACAGCGTTATTCGgtttcttttgattttttggcTCGTTGTTGTTGCATATGCCCTTGCACTCTACCATTTGTACGCAGACGTTGGTACATCACATGAGGGATTATCAGA GCTTTTGACATCAATATGGGTATTATTAATAACCATATTCGGTGGAGACGGTTCTGAACTTCTGTACACGGATGACTGGATGTCGATGAATGTGACTGGTATCCAAAGCAGCTACACAAGCTTTACGTCACCCTATTACAGTTTTGTTGCCTATACTTTATACTCGTTGTTCGGGATCTTAGTGCTCATTATATTGCTGAACCTATGCATTGCAATGATGTCATACGATTATGAAAAAGTTCGG GACAAGATGGaattagaatggaaatttaaTCGATCAGGAGTATGGATagagtacataaatgcaaaacCTGTGAATGTTAATCTGTTGTCTCTGGTGATAGACATCGTTATTAGTACGACGATTCGCTTAGCTGGTGTAAAA AACGGTAACAGTAAGGGAACACAGACTACCAACAAGTTTGAACTCGAG GTACAAAATGGCAAATCCATACAAGAAGAAAAACCCTCTGATAGCGGACAGATCGGCGTTAATATCTTTGAAGGTGGAAATTATGATTCCAGAACACACATTGCGCAAAATGAAGATGCTCAAGGAAATGGAGATCGGAAGGACATACTCAATACAGTaaag